Genomic DNA from Coffea arabica cultivar ET-39 chromosome 7e, Coffea Arabica ET-39 HiFi, whole genome shotgun sequence:
GAGCGTGGTAGAGTTTGATCGTTTAGGACTGCATCTATGAGTTGTCATCCCCGCTGTATTGGGAAGattacctctttttttttttccccatcaGAGTTGTATTGGAAGGATTACGGTATATTGTGTTTCTGTAATCTGGATTCTCAACAGAGAAGTGAGCCAGTCTTATCTTATTTTAATATGTTTGCGCATGATAGTCTTATCATTTAACAAGCTCGCCAATACACAAGTTGCTAGCAAATTTATATGAATGAAACTATTAGCCCTCCATGTCTGGGTTAGTCATACCTGTATTACCAGATCATAGTAGTTAAGGCAGATTTGGCATTTCTTCTACTTTCTTCCAAAGGATTAAGATGTTCTCTTGCCAAAAAGAGCTCTGATGAGCTGCTTTCATTAAACGTTTCAAGTACAAAGCTCTGATTGAACATTTGTGAATTATTGAAAGTGACGATCAATTGTCATTGCGGAGAGGTTGCTGCTACTTTCTTTCCCCTGTGGGCACGCAAGAGCGGAGCATGGCAGGGCGGGGACAGAGAAAACGACCACGACGGATAAGGCGGGGGCGGTTTTTTGACAACGGGACGGGGCAAACCCTTTAACTCGCCCGTTACCTAACCCGCAGCTGCAATCCTCGAGGAACATAAAGTTGTCCAAAACTTGGCTAGATGCGATCTTGAAAGACCCAATAATAATCCAAATTGAGTCACATTACTTGATATGATGATGTGGCACAATTCCGGCcattgaattttaaaaaatcggACGTAGACAAACAAGTGTGAGTCTTGGCAGTTTTCGTTCTAATTGAATCGCTTTACGTGTACTGACATAATTCGAGGAAATATCTACCCAAGTACTGCTAATCTGCTATAAGTTCTTGGTGCCATGAGCAGATACATGACAAGGGGTTAGGCCGAAAACAATACAGAGACAAAAAGTCATGAGAACACATCTTATCATGTCGCGTCCAGTGGAATCCATCAACAACCAAAACATATATTACTACGATAAGGTGATAAACAGCCCAAAAGACAGTACAAGTGTCTCATTGAATATTATCCAACAACCTAATAAGTACCACATCACACCGcttccttaatttcttaaattttgCCTTCTTTCGGCTTTTGTATCTCGCAGACACAAAAATTACCAGCAAGTGAGAAGACAAAAACCTCCTTACTTGGGTGGCCCCTTCACGACAGTGACTGGACACAGTGCATTTTGCACCACGTAGTTGCTAACACTTCCAAGCAACACCCTGCACGTATCAATTCTTTCATTAATTAGAAGATTACAAATCAGGTAAGCATATTAATGAACACTACTAAAACAAAAGAGGAGGCCTTGAATGGCGTTACTTGGACTGGGATTTATAACAGTTTGCCAAATACTATCAGCTTAAGGGTTAGATATGatgttaagaaaaatattaGAAAAAGGGGTACCTTCTCAAATAATTACACGGCGGCTGTACTTAGTCTAATTTGAAGCATTTGGGAAATGATGATTATGGTCGGCTAAAgagtttacaaaaaaattcataatctcataaAACAAGTGAAAGCCATGATCATCGCTGCTGAATTGATAACCTCTTCAGGATTCCTAAGAAGTAGTCCAAGGTTTTACGTAAGAtcacaaacacaaaagaaaaaagaaaggtagGTAAGAGAAGATCATAAAAACGGAGGAGAGCCAGTTTGGATATCTAATTGCAGCGTTTCAAAAATGATGATGATGTTCGGATATCTATAATCAGAGCAAgtaaaattcataatctcacCAAACAAGTGAGAATCATGATCATCACTGGTTGATTAATTACCTCTTGATGGCTCCTAAACCTCGACTTCCAACAACCAGGGAATCAAGTTTAAGATGATCCACACCCTCGCACAGCTTCTCCCTTGGATCCCCCCAATACACCTTGGCCACCACCTTCACCTGCAAATTTTCACAAACCAAACAACCATCCACATAAATCTCAGTACAGTACAACTTTGTACGCGttatcagagagagagagagagagagtgtgtgtacTATACCCCTTTGGTCTTGGCTACCATGTCAAGCAAGTCAAGACCCTCAGGATCAGGATTAAGTCCATAATGCTTAGACACGTTGATTTCTCTAAATTCCGCAAGAGGTATCAATGCTGAGAAAGCCAATTAGCAACAAAAGTAACTCagaatcaagctaacaacaaaTATAAACATGCGTAAAGAAAGTTATTGATTGATTCTTCTACGTGATCCGGTGTCTTGAAAGAGCTGCTTATTGGTAGTCTCGACTTTGGGTGAAACCACTTGGATGATGATGAGACTATCCCCTCCTTCGACCAAATTATCAGCAGCCCATTTGAGAGCTAATTTGCTGGTCTGAGAGTAGTCCATCCCAACTCCCACTGTGCGTGCCTTTCCCATCTTTCAATTCCGTAGTTTGCTCTCTTTTCTATCTGAAACAGAAGTATGAAGCAAGGAGGTTTAATATGGTAAGCAGGGTACTTATCAGACGTAATGGTGGAATGGTGAAATATCAAATACGGTGGGCAGTACAACTGTAcatttcaaaaggggtgttggaAGGAATTGTGTTGAATTTAAAGGAAGGAGAAT
This window encodes:
- the LOC113702481 gene encoding universal stress protein PHOS34, translating into MGKARTVGVGMDYSQTSKLALKWAADNLVEGGDSLIIIQVVSPKVETTNKQLFQDTGSPLIPLAEFREINVSKHYGLNPDPEGLDLLDMVAKTKGVKVVAKVYWGDPREKLCEGVDHLKLDSLVVGSRGLGAIKRVLLGSVSNYVVQNALCPVTVVKGPPK